A single Pseudomonas putida DNA region contains:
- a CDS encoding PA3496 family putative envelope integrity protein, whose protein sequence is MARDFEGTYHPSAKARKQQEKDQRRMEYRRAIESYCDQRQLLRELVDYPELRELTVWQASAAASPRSAQQAR, encoded by the coding sequence ATGGCTCGTGACTTCGAAGGTACGTACCACCCCAGCGCCAAGGCTCGCAAGCAGCAGGAAAAGGATCAGCGCCGCATGGAATACCGCCGCGCGATCGAAAGCTATTGCGACCAACGTCAACTGCTTCGTGAACTTGTGGATTATCCCGAGTTGCGAGAGCTCACGGTTTGGCAAGCGTCGGCGGCAGCTTCCCCGAGAAGCGCTCAACAAGCGCGCTGA
- the hexR gene encoding transcriptional regulator HexR, with amino-acid sequence MNLLQHIAQSRHLLRKSELKVADHVLLDPAAVMHSSMADLAHSVGISEPTIVRFCRAIGCSGFQDLKLKLAQSLAAGASFGQFAIHEDDSVADYSLKIFDTTLHTLMEVREHLDPQALQQAVSAMAQAQRVEFYGFGASGAVAADAQHKFFRLLLSAAAYSDPHMQAMSAVTLKPGDVAVCISQSGRSKDLLITANLVRESGANLITLCPSATPLAELSTVNLAIDVHEDTEIYTPLTSRIAHLVVIDVLAMGVAMARGPSLVNHLKSVKRSLRSLRLSPKSIKATDD; translated from the coding sequence GTGAATCTGTTGCAACATATCGCCCAATCGCGCCACCTGCTGCGCAAATCGGAACTCAAAGTGGCCGACCACGTGCTGCTCGACCCGGCTGCCGTGATGCACAGCTCCATGGCCGACCTGGCGCACAGTGTGGGCATCAGCGAGCCGACCATCGTGCGTTTCTGCCGGGCGATCGGTTGTTCGGGCTTCCAGGATCTCAAGCTCAAGCTGGCGCAAAGCCTGGCGGCCGGTGCCAGCTTTGGCCAGTTCGCCATTCATGAAGATGACTCGGTTGCCGACTACAGCCTGAAGATTTTCGACACCACCCTGCACACGCTGATGGAAGTGCGTGAGCACCTCGACCCACAGGCCCTGCAACAGGCCGTGAGTGCCATGGCTCAGGCGCAACGCGTGGAATTCTATGGCTTTGGCGCATCCGGTGCGGTTGCCGCCGACGCCCAGCACAAGTTCTTCCGCCTGCTGCTCAGCGCCGCGGCCTACTCTGACCCGCACATGCAGGCAATGTCAGCAGTGACGTTGAAGCCAGGCGACGTGGCAGTGTGCATTTCCCAGTCGGGGCGCTCCAAGGACCTGCTGATCACCGCCAACCTGGTGCGTGAAAGTGGTGCCAACCTGATCACCCTGTGCCCGAGCGCGACACCATTGGCCGAGCTGTCGACGGTCAACCTGGCGATCGACGTGCATGAAGACACCGAGATCTACACCCCGCTGACCTCGCGCATCGCTCACCTGGTGGTGATCGACGTGCTGGCCATGGGTGTGGCCATGGCCCGTGGGCCGAGCCTGGTCAATCACCTGAAAAGCGTCAAGCGCAGCTTGCGCAGCCTGCGGTTGTCGCCCAAGTCGATCAAGGCTACCGACGACTGA
- a CDS encoding LysR family transcriptional regulator, with amino-acid sequence MRMTLRQLQIFNEVCDLRSYSRAAEEMALTQPAVSLQIRQLEELIGQPLFEYVGKKLYLTEAAEALQRASRDIFGRLESLDMQLSDMQGSLQGQLKLAIESSAKYFVPHLFAAFKQRHPEVNLTLTVVNRAQAIRRLSDNRDDLIIMSMVPQDMGLEFLPFLNNPIVAVAPPEHPLCKLEQLRLQDLEPHTLLVREQGSGTRKACEEYFKDKRVHFTQTLEVASADAQRECVIAGLGIALLTRHAVNMELATGVLRELPVEELPLYRSWCVVQAKAKRQSPVALAFLAFIRSERALISALVERFSGKLPPTLAKP; translated from the coding sequence ATGCGTATGACATTGCGTCAATTGCAGATCTTCAACGAGGTGTGCGATTTGCGCTCGTACAGCCGTGCGGCGGAGGAGATGGCACTGACGCAACCCGCCGTTAGTCTACAGATCCGCCAGCTTGAAGAGCTGATCGGCCAGCCGTTGTTCGAGTACGTCGGCAAGAAGCTGTACCTGACCGAAGCCGCCGAAGCACTGCAACGGGCCAGCCGCGACATCTTCGGGCGCCTGGAAAGCCTCGACATGCAGCTGTCGGACATGCAGGGCTCACTGCAGGGGCAGCTGAAACTGGCGATCGAGTCCAGTGCCAAGTACTTCGTGCCACACCTGTTCGCCGCCTTCAAGCAGCGACACCCGGAGGTCAACCTGACCCTCACCGTGGTCAACCGCGCCCAGGCGATCCGCCGGCTTTCCGACAACCGCGACGACCTGATCATCATGTCGATGGTGCCACAGGACATGGGGCTGGAGTTTCTGCCGTTCCTCAACAACCCGATCGTCGCCGTCGCCCCACCGGAGCACCCGCTGTGCAAGCTGGAGCAGCTTCGCCTGCAAGACCTGGAGCCTCATACCTTGCTCGTCCGTGAGCAAGGTTCGGGAACGCGCAAGGCTTGCGAGGAGTACTTCAAGGACAAGCGCGTGCACTTCACCCAGACACTCGAAGTGGCTTCGGCCGACGCCCAGCGTGAATGCGTGATCGCCGGCCTGGGTATCGCCCTGCTGACCCGCCACGCGGTGAACATGGAGCTGGCCACGGGGGTGCTCAGGGAGCTGCCTGTTGAGGAGTTGCCGTTGTACCGCAGCTGGTGCGTGGTGCAAGCCAAGGCCAAGCGGCAATCGCCGGTGGCCCTGGCCTTTCTTGCGTTCATCCGCAGCGAACGTGCTCTGATCAGCGCGCTTGTTGAGCGCTTCTCGGGGAAGCTGCCGCCGACGCTTGCCAAACCGTGA
- the zwf gene encoding glucose-6-phosphate dehydrogenase: protein MTIPCDILVFGGTGDLALHKLLPALYHLYREARLNNAVRIIALARRHISRNEYLKLAERHCRAQIARNDFEEEVWQRFSARLDYFPMDAAQSADFGRLARYLGEPGGLTRIYYLATAPNLFVPIANHLRIAGLADHEARIVLEKPIGHSLASATAINEAIGAVFDESQVFRIDHYLGKETVQNLMALRFANALLEPVWRNNQVDHVQISVCETLGVENRGGYYDRAGATRDMLQNHLLQLLCLVAMEPPAQFEAEAVRDEKVKILRALKPITGQDVQDKTVRGQYGAGHIGGQEVPAYYFEKDVDNDTDTETFVAVHAHIDNWRWAGVPFYLRTGKRMARRSSQIVIQFKPVPHELFNGGQVNQLLIQLQPEERISLRMMTKSPGKGMRLEPVDLDLNLAQVFGQTRRWDAYERLLLDILEGDSTLFMRRDEVEAAWAWIDPIIKGWEEHFQAPRHYAAGSNGPEQANSLLARHGRHWHS from the coding sequence TTGACTATTCCTTGCGACATTCTGGTGTTCGGTGGCACCGGTGACCTGGCCCTGCACAAACTGCTGCCAGCGCTCTATCACCTGTATCGCGAGGCACGCCTTAACAACGCGGTACGCATCATTGCCCTCGCCCGCCGCCACATAAGCCGTAACGAATACCTCAAGCTTGCCGAGCGCCATTGCCGGGCACAGATCGCCCGTAACGATTTCGAGGAAGAAGTGTGGCAGCGCTTTTCCGCACGCCTGGACTACTTCCCCATGGACGCTGCGCAAAGCGCCGACTTCGGTCGCCTGGCCCGCTACCTCGGCGAGCCTGGAGGGCTGACCCGCATCTACTACCTGGCCACTGCACCCAACCTCTTCGTACCAATCGCCAACCATCTGCGTATTGCCGGGCTGGCCGACCACGAAGCGCGCATCGTGCTGGAAAAGCCGATCGGCCACTCACTGGCATCCGCCACCGCGATCAACGAGGCGATCGGCGCAGTGTTCGATGAATCGCAGGTGTTTCGCATCGACCACTACCTGGGCAAGGAAACCGTGCAGAACCTGATGGCCCTGCGCTTTGCAAATGCTCTGCTGGAGCCCGTGTGGCGCAACAATCAGGTCGACCATGTGCAGATCAGCGTCTGCGAAACCCTCGGCGTGGAAAACCGTGGTGGTTACTACGACCGCGCCGGGGCGACCCGCGACATGCTGCAGAATCACCTGCTGCAGCTGCTGTGTCTGGTGGCCATGGAGCCACCGGCGCAGTTCGAGGCCGAAGCCGTGCGCGACGAGAAAGTGAAGATCCTGCGGGCCCTAAAACCCATCACTGGCCAGGACGTGCAAGACAAGACCGTGCGCGGCCAGTACGGTGCCGGGCACATTGGCGGCCAGGAAGTACCGGCCTACTACTTCGAGAAAGACGTCGACAACGACACCGACACCGAAACCTTCGTCGCCGTGCACGCCCACATCGACAACTGGCGCTGGGCCGGCGTGCCATTCTACCTGCGCACCGGCAAGCGCATGGCTCGGCGCTCGTCGCAGATCGTCATCCAGTTCAAGCCGGTGCCCCACGAGCTGTTCAACGGCGGCCAGGTCAACCAGCTGCTGATCCAGCTGCAACCTGAGGAACGCATCAGCCTGCGCATGATGACCAAGAGTCCCGGCAAGGGCATGCGCCTGGAACCTGTCGACCTGGACCTGAACCTTGCCCAGGTATTCGGCCAGACACGCCGCTGGGACGCCTACGAACGTTTGCTGCTGGACATTCTGGAGGGCGATTCGACGCTGTTCATGCGCCGCGACGAAGTAGAAGCCGCCTGGGCCTGGATCGACCCGATCATCAAGGGTTGGGAAGAGCACTTCCAGGCGCCCCGCCACTACGCCGCCGGCAGCAACGGCCCGGAACAGGCCAACAGCCTGCTGGCCAGGCATGGCAGGCACTGGCATAGCTGA
- the uvrD gene encoding DNA helicase II: MHTDDLSLLLNSLNDAQRQAVAATLGRQLVLAGAGSGKTRVLVHRIAWLIQVEQASPHSILSVTFTNKAAAEMRQRIEQLLGINPAGMWVGTFHGLAHRLLRAHWQEARLVQNFQILDSDDQQRLIKRVMRELGLDEQKWPARQAQWFINGQKDEGLRPQHIQASGDLFLQTMRDVYSAYEQACERAGVIDFSELLLRALDLWRDHPGLLEHYQRRFRHLLVDEFQDTNAVQYAWLRLLAGKNGGSLMAVGDDDQSIYGWRGAKIENIHQYTADFPDAEMIRLEQNYRSTGGILKAANALIANNSGRLGKELWTDMGEGEPLTLYAAYNEHDEARYVVETIESLIKQGSARNDIAILYRSNAQSRVLEEALLRERIPYRIYGGQRFFERAEIKNAMAYLRLIEGRGNDAALERVINVPPRGIGEKTVEAIREHARHSQLSMWEAMCQLLAAKALKGRAASALGAFIELIEGLASKVADMPLHTMTQTAIEQSGLIIYHQEEKGEKGQARVENLEELVSAARNFETSEDDADLSPLSAFLGHASLEAGDAQADEHEDSIQLMTLHSAKGLEFPYVFLVGMEEGLFPHKMSLEEPGRLEEERRLAYVGITRAMRQLIMTYAETRRLYGSETYNKVSRFVREIPSGLVQEVRLSNSVSRPFGGSTSTASNLFANANIPQTAFNLGQRVQHAVFGEGVILNFEGSGAQARVQVNFAEGSKWLMLGYAKLEAI, from the coding sequence ATGCACACAGATGACCTCTCCCTCCTGCTGAATTCCCTTAACGATGCCCAACGCCAGGCCGTCGCGGCCACGCTTGGGCGTCAGCTGGTGCTTGCTGGCGCCGGTTCCGGTAAAACCCGCGTGCTGGTGCACCGCATCGCCTGGCTGATCCAGGTCGAGCAGGCCTCGCCGCACTCGATCCTGTCGGTGACCTTCACCAACAAGGCTGCCGCCGAAATGCGCCAGCGTATCGAGCAGTTGCTGGGCATCAACCCAGCGGGCATGTGGGTAGGCACCTTCCACGGCCTGGCGCACCGCCTGCTGCGAGCGCATTGGCAGGAAGCACGCCTGGTGCAGAACTTCCAGATCCTCGACAGCGATGATCAGCAACGGCTGATCAAGCGCGTCATGCGCGAACTCGGCCTGGACGAGCAGAAATGGCCGGCGCGCCAGGCTCAGTGGTTCATCAACGGGCAAAAGGACGAGGGCCTGCGCCCGCAACATATCCAGGCCAGCGGCGACCTGTTCCTGCAGACCATGCGCGATGTCTATAGCGCCTATGAACAGGCTTGTGAACGCGCCGGGGTCATCGACTTCTCGGAATTGCTGCTGCGCGCCCTCGACCTGTGGCGCGACCACCCTGGCCTGCTGGAACACTACCAGCGGCGCTTCCGCCACCTGCTGGTGGACGAGTTCCAGGATACCAACGCCGTGCAATACGCCTGGCTGCGCCTGCTGGCGGGCAAGAACGGTGGCAGCCTCATGGCCGTGGGTGACGATGACCAGTCCATCTATGGCTGGCGCGGCGCCAAGATCGAGAACATTCACCAGTACACTGCCGACTTCCCAGACGCCGAAATGATCCGCCTGGAGCAGAACTACCGCTCCACCGGCGGCATCCTCAAGGCCGCCAACGCGCTGATCGCCAACAACAGCGGGCGCCTGGGCAAGGAACTGTGGACCGACATGGGCGAAGGCGAGCCACTGACGCTGTATGCCGCTTACAACGAACACGATGAAGCGCGCTATGTGGTCGAGACCATCGAGAGCCTGATCAAGCAAGGTAGCGCCCGCAACGACATCGCCATCCTGTACCGCTCCAACGCCCAGTCACGGGTGCTGGAAGAGGCGCTGTTGCGCGAGCGCATCCCCTACCGCATCTACGGCGGCCAGCGCTTCTTCGAACGCGCCGAAATCAAGAACGCCATGGCCTACCTGCGTCTGATCGAAGGCCGCGGCAACGATGCGGCGCTGGAGCGGGTAATCAATGTGCCGCCACGCGGTATCGGCGAAAAAACCGTCGAAGCCATTCGCGAGCACGCCCGCCACAGCCAGCTGTCGATGTGGGAAGCCATGTGCCAGCTGCTGGCCGCCAAGGCGCTGAAAGGTCGCGCCGCCTCCGCCCTGGGTGCCTTCATCGAATTGATCGAAGGCCTGGCCAGCAAGGTCGCCGACATGCCGCTGCACACCATGACCCAGACGGCCATCGAGCAGTCCGGCCTGATCATCTATCACCAGGAAGAAAAGGGTGAAAAGGGCCAGGCACGGGTAGAAAACCTTGAGGAACTGGTCAGTGCCGCGCGCAACTTCGAAACCAGCGAAGACGATGCCGACCTGTCGCCGTTGTCGGCCTTCCTTGGCCATGCCTCGCTGGAGGCTGGCGATGCCCAGGCGGACGAGCACGAAGACAGCATTCAGCTGATGACCCTCCACAGCGCAAAAGGCCTGGAATTCCCCTATGTGTTCCTGGTGGGCATGGAAGAGGGCCTGTTCCCGCACAAGATGAGCCTGGAAGAGCCCGGCCGCCTGGAAGAGGAACGCCGCCTGGCTTACGTGGGCATCACCCGCGCCATGCGCCAGCTAATCATGACCTATGCCGAGACCCGCCGCCTTTACGGCAGCGAGACCTACAACAAAGTGTCTCGTTTCGTACGCGAGATCCCGAGTGGGCTGGTTCAGGAAGTACGCCTTTCCAACAGTGTCAGCCGACCGTTCGGCGGTTCGACAAGCACCGCCAGCAACCTGTTCGCCAATGCCAATATTCCGCAGACCGCCTTCAACCTTGGCCAACGCGTGCAGCACGCGGTGTTTGGCGAAGGGGTGATCCTCAACTTCGAGGGCTCCGGCGCCCAGGCACGGGTGCAGGTAAACTTTGCCGAAGGCAGCAAATGGCTCATGCTGGGGTACGCCAAGCTCGAGGCCATTTGA
- a CDS encoding acetyl-CoA carboxylase biotin carboxylase subunit, with protein MIKKILIANRGEIAVRIVRACAEMGIRSVAIYSDADRHALHVKRADEAYSIGAEPLAGYLNPRKLVNLAVETGCDALHPGYGFLSENAELAEICAERGIKFIGPAADVIRRMGDKTEARRTMIQAGVPVTPGTEGNVADIHEALSEGDRIGYPVMLKATSGGGGRGIRRCNSREELEQNFPRVISEATKAFGSAEVFLEKCIVNPKHIEAQILGDSFGNVVHLFERDCSIQRRNQKLIEIAPSPQLTPEQRAYIGDLAVRAAKAVNYENAGTVEFLLADGEVYFMEMNTRVQVEHTITEEITGIDIVREQIRIASGLPLSVKQEDIQHRGYALQFRINAEDPKNNFLPSFGKITRYYAPGGPGVRTDTAIYTGYTIPPFYDSMCLKLVVWALTWEEAMDRGLRALDDMRVQGVKTTAAYYQEILRNPEFRSGQFNTSFVESHPELTNYSIKRKPEELALAIAAAIAAHAGL; from the coding sequence GTGATAAAAAAAATCCTGATCGCCAACCGGGGTGAAATCGCAGTTCGGATCGTGCGTGCCTGCGCCGAGATGGGCATTCGCTCTGTCGCGATCTATTCCGACGCCGACCGTCACGCCTTGCACGTCAAACGCGCCGACGAGGCCTACAGCATTGGTGCCGAGCCGCTGGCTGGCTACCTGAACCCGCGCAAGCTGGTCAACCTTGCTGTGGAAACCGGCTGTGACGCCCTGCACCCGGGTTACGGTTTCCTGTCGGAAAACGCCGAACTTGCGGAAATCTGCGCCGAGCGCGGGATCAAGTTCATCGGCCCGGCCGCCGACGTCATCCGCCGCATGGGCGACAAGACCGAAGCGCGCCGCACCATGATCCAGGCCGGTGTACCGGTGACCCCAGGTACCGAAGGCAACGTTGCCGACATTCACGAAGCCCTGAGCGAAGGTGACCGCATCGGTTACCCGGTGATGCTCAAGGCTACTTCCGGTGGTGGCGGCCGCGGTATTCGCCGTTGCAACAGCCGTGAAGAGCTGGAACAGAACTTCCCGCGGGTGATTTCCGAAGCTACCAAGGCCTTCGGTTCGGCAGAAGTGTTCCTGGAAAAGTGCATCGTCAACCCCAAGCACATCGAAGCGCAGATCCTCGGTGACAGCTTCGGCAACGTCGTGCACCTGTTCGAGCGTGACTGCTCGATCCAGCGCCGTAACCAGAAGCTGATCGAAATCGCCCCAAGCCCACAACTCACCCCCGAGCAGCGCGCCTACATCGGCGACCTGGCAGTGCGTGCGGCCAAGGCGGTGAACTACGAGAACGCCGGTACCGTGGAGTTCCTGCTCGCCGATGGTGAGGTGTACTTCATGGAGATGAATACCCGGGTACAGGTGGAACACACCATCACCGAGGAAATCACCGGTATCGACATCGTTCGCGAGCAGATTCGCATCGCCTCGGGCTTGCCGCTCTCGGTCAAGCAGGAAGACATCCAGCACCGCGGTTACGCGCTGCAGTTCCGCATCAACGCCGAAGACCCGAAGAACAACTTCCTGCCCAGCTTCGGCAAGATCACCCGTTACTACGCCCCCGGCGGCCCGGGCGTGCGTACCGACACGGCGATCTACACCGGTTACACCATTCCGCCGTTCTACGACTCCATGTGCCTGAAACTGGTGGTCTGGGCGTTGACCTGGGAAGAAGCCATGGACCGCGGCCTGCGGGCCCTGGACGACATGCGCGTGCAGGGGGTCAAGACCACCGCTGCGTACTACCAGGAAATCCTGCGCAATCCAGAATTCCGTAGCGGTCAGTTCAACACCAGCTTCGTCGAAAGCCACCCGGAACTGACCAACTACTCGATCAAGCGCAAACCCGAAGAGCTGGCCCTGGCCATCGCCGCCGCCATCGCCGCCCACGCAGGCCTGTGA
- a CDS encoding Tim44 domain-containing protein: MQRFLSIALALCVGLTLSLDANAKRFGGGKSSGAAPIHQTRQATPTTPAAAPTAPGRAPAAASGASRWLGPLAGLAAGGLLASMFMGDGFQGMQIMDFLIMGLIAFLVFRFIAARRRQQQPQVAAPGHAPFQREAHGQPAQPSIFGGSATPAAAPAPVINAPAWFNEQSFLAAARSHFQSLQQHWDANEMDKIAEFVTPQMLEFLKRERADLGDGFQSTYIDDLDVQLDGVDDRADRTDATLTFRGVSKTSRFDQGEAFSESWHMVRAQGENQPWLVAGIRQNG; this comes from the coding sequence ATGCAACGTTTTCTTAGCATCGCACTGGCGCTCTGCGTCGGCCTGACGCTGAGCCTGGACGCCAACGCCAAGCGCTTCGGCGGCGGCAAGAGCTCGGGCGCCGCGCCTATCCACCAGACCCGCCAGGCAACGCCAACCACGCCTGCTGCCGCGCCGACCGCTCCTGGCCGCGCCCCGGCCGCCGCCAGCGGTGCTTCGCGCTGGCTGGGCCCACTGGCAGGCCTCGCCGCCGGTGGCCTGCTGGCATCCATGTTCATGGGTGACGGCTTCCAGGGCATGCAGATCATGGACTTCCTGATCATGGGCCTGATCGCCTTCCTGGTGTTCCGCTTCATTGCCGCACGCCGTCGTCAGCAGCAGCCACAAGTGGCAGCTCCAGGCCACGCGCCGTTCCAGCGTGAAGCGCATGGCCAGCCTGCCCAGCCGTCGATCTTCGGTGGTTCGGCCACCCCTGCCGCCGCACCCGCTCCGGTGATCAACGCACCGGCCTGGTTCAACGAGCAGAGCTTCCTTGCCGCGGCCCGCAGCCACTTCCAGTCGCTGCAGCAGCACTGGGATGCCAACGAGATGGACAAGATCGCCGAGTTCGTTACCCCGCAGATGCTCGAGTTCCTCAAACGCGAGCGCGCTGACCTGGGTGATGGCTTCCAGTCCACCTACATCGATGACCTTGATGTGCAACTGGACGGTGTCGACGATCGCGCCGACCGTACCGACGCCACCCTGACCTTCCGTGGCGTGTCGAAGACCTCGCGCTTCGACCAGGGCGAAGCCTTCAGCGAAAGCTGGCACATGGTTCGCGCCCAGGGCGAGAACCAGCCTTGGCTGGTCGCCGGTATCCGTCAAAACGGTTAA
- a CDS encoding putative bifunctional diguanylate cyclase/phosphodiesterase encodes MTQDCTAIGVSLEMTRNVRRQFATQLSVERTRLLYQGSLLPTLFMLLNGLLCAWLLWSPGRYLLVGVWLVWLLALVALRVIQVAAFEAASAQRQANPGWRRMFLFGSAFSGLTLACAAIALVPEDNFVQQAWVFGLLGMASLSASIAYAVSLPAFLSFALPCLLPPTLFLFYFEAGLQRGWGWLGLILLAALVVVAWQVNRLLDRSLLRRFQNQALNQDLQRISAQKVLEEQQRLAATVFEACNDGVVILSADLVLLAVNQAYCQMTGYNRSELLARELFELPCHCDVRRHSQAIELALAQQGGWQGELVEARKLGELHPQRLQLTAVRDTQGNLSQVVGFFTDLSARRASEERLRYLAHYDELSGLANRSLFRLRLQEAAQRVRSNGRSLALLHVDLDRFKLLNESLGHELADQLIHKIARRIVSTVPEADTVARLSGDEFAVLFDGYSNLSSLVRVTTRLLNKLRKPQRLDGHEVVVSASVGISVLSDVTLDADALISQADMAKQHAKHLGGDNFQFYTESLRASTLERLQLENQLRKAIEEEQLMVYYQPKLCLLSGHLHAAEALVRWQHPEWGMVPPGEFIGLAEETGLIAPIGEFVLRHACRQAREWQCQGLEVRVSVNLSVYQLRQGKLVSLVRQVLEETGLAPHLLELELTESQLLDSVEHIISTFQQLHALGVKLAIDDFGTGYSSLSYLKRLPVDYVKIDQAFIRGLHEGSQDAAITRAIITMSRGLGLKVVAEGVETEEQLAFLREQACDEAQGYLISRPIPEPEFRQMLARPWAP; translated from the coding sequence ATGACCCAGGACTGCACGGCGATCGGAGTATCGCTGGAGATGACAAGGAACGTGCGCAGGCAGTTCGCCACTCAGCTTTCCGTCGAGCGAACCCGTCTGCTGTATCAAGGCTCTCTGCTACCCACATTGTTCATGCTGCTCAACGGCCTGCTGTGCGCTTGGCTGCTGTGGAGCCCTGGGCGATATCTGCTGGTGGGCGTGTGGCTGGTATGGCTGCTGGCGCTGGTGGCCCTTCGAGTGATCCAGGTTGCGGCGTTCGAAGCCGCCTCGGCACAACGCCAGGCTAACCCCGGCTGGCGTCGCATGTTCCTGTTCGGCTCGGCATTCAGTGGCTTGACCTTGGCTTGTGCCGCAATCGCCCTGGTGCCGGAAGACAACTTCGTGCAGCAGGCCTGGGTGTTCGGCCTGCTGGGAATGGCCAGCCTGAGTGCGAGCATTGCCTATGCAGTCAGCCTGCCGGCCTTTCTCAGCTTTGCCTTGCCCTGCCTGTTGCCGCCCACCCTGTTCCTGTTCTACTTCGAGGCGGGGCTGCAACGTGGCTGGGGCTGGCTAGGCCTGATATTGCTGGCGGCGCTGGTGGTAGTGGCCTGGCAGGTCAACCGGCTGCTCGACCGCAGCCTGCTGCGGCGTTTCCAGAACCAAGCGTTGAACCAGGACCTGCAACGGATTTCTGCGCAGAAGGTGCTCGAAGAACAGCAGCGCCTCGCTGCAACGGTGTTCGAAGCCTGCAATGACGGTGTGGTGATTCTCAGTGCCGATCTCGTGCTGCTTGCAGTGAACCAGGCCTATTGCCAGATGACCGGCTACAACCGCTCCGAGCTGCTGGCGCGCGAGCTGTTCGAATTACCGTGCCACTGCGATGTGCGCCGGCACAGCCAGGCGATCGAGCTGGCGCTGGCGCAGCAAGGTGGCTGGCAGGGTGAGCTGGTAGAGGCACGCAAGCTTGGCGAACTGCATCCACAGCGGCTGCAATTGACTGCTGTACGCGATACCCAAGGCAACCTGAGCCAGGTAGTCGGCTTCTTCACCGACCTCTCGGCGCGTCGGGCGTCTGAGGAGCGCCTGCGGTACCTGGCGCACTACGACGAATTGAGCGGGTTGGCCAATCGGTCACTGTTCCGGCTGCGCCTGCAAGAAGCCGCGCAACGCGTGCGCAGCAATGGCCGCAGCCTTGCTCTGCTGCATGTCGATCTGGACCGCTTCAAGCTGCTCAATGAAAGCCTGGGCCATGAGCTGGCCGATCAGCTGATTCACAAGATAGCGCGGCGCATTGTCAGTACCGTTCCCGAGGCGGATACCGTGGCGCGGCTTTCCGGCGATGAGTTTGCTGTCCTGTTCGATGGCTACAGCAACCTGTCGAGCCTGGTGCGGGTCACCACCCGGTTGTTGAACAAGTTGCGCAAGCCGCAGCGGCTCGATGGGCACGAGGTCGTGGTCAGTGCTTCGGTAGGCATCAGTGTGCTGTCCGATGTCACCCTCGATGCCGATGCCCTGATCAGCCAGGCAGACATGGCCAAGCAGCATGCCAAGCATTTGGGCGGCGACAACTTCCAGTTCTATACCGAGAGCCTGCGCGCCAGCACCCTCGAGCGCCTGCAACTGGAGAACCAGCTACGCAAGGCCATCGAAGAAGAGCAACTGATGGTCTATTACCAGCCCAAGCTGTGCCTGCTCAGCGGGCACCTGCATGCCGCCGAGGCATTGGTGCGTTGGCAGCATCCAGAGTGGGGCATGGTGCCGCCAGGGGAGTTCATCGGCCTGGCGGAAGAAACCGGGCTGATTGCCCCCATCGGTGAATTCGTGCTCCGCCATGCCTGCAGGCAAGCGCGCGAATGGCAATGCCAAGGGCTGGAGGTGCGGGTTTCGGTCAACCTGTCGGTTTACCAACTGCGTCAGGGCAAGCTGGTCAGCCTGGTGCGCCAGGTGCTTGAGGAAACCGGGTTGGCACCGCACCTGCTGGAGCTGGAACTTACCGAAAGCCAGCTGCTGGACAGCGTCGAGCACATCATCTCGACCTTCCAGCAATTGCATGCGTTGGGAGTGAAACTGGCCATCGACGATTTTGGCACCGGCTATTCGTCATTGAGCTACCTCAAGCGCCTGCCGGTGGACTATGTGAAGATCGATCAGGCATTCATCCGGGGTTTGCACGAAGGCAGCCAGGATGCGGCCATTACCCGGGCGATCATCACCATGTCCAGAGGCCTGGGCCTGAAGGTGGTGGCGGAGGGAGTGGAAACGGAAGAACAACTGGCGTTCCTGCGTGAGCAGGCCTGTGATGAGGCACAAGGGTACCTGATCAGCAGGCCCATTCCGGAGCCTGAGTTCAGGCAGATGCTTGCCCGTCCGTGGGCGCCTTGA